Proteins from a genomic interval of Thamnophis elegans isolate rThaEle1 chromosome 2, rThaEle1.pri, whole genome shotgun sequence:
- the LOC116503778 gene encoding zinc finger protein 2 homolog, with amino-acid sequence MEKPYKCGDCGKSFIRNSHLLRHKTTHTEEKLFECPDCGKSFSESFSLRKHQMTHTGEKPFECLICGKTFNQNSNLVTHQRTHTGEKPFECPDCGKRFSWNSHLVRHQVTHTGEKPFECHICGKNFSDNCNLVRHQRTHRGEKPFECPICGKTFKQNYILVRHQRTHTGEKPFECPICGKTFKQNSLLVRHQRTHTAEKPFECPICGKSFSDNSSLVTHQRTHTGEKPFKCPDCGKGFSQSSSLRTHQRTHTGEKPVKCLICGKSFSQNSHLVTHQITHTGEKPFKCPDCGKGFSLSFSLRTHQRTHTGEKPFECPICGKTFNQNGNLVTHQRTHTGEKPFECPICGKSFNQNSHLVIHQRTHTGEKPFECPICGKSFIKNLDLVRHQRTHTGEKPFKCPDCGKGFSESFSLRTHQRTHTGEKPVKCLICGKSFSQNSHLVTHQITHTGEKPFECPICGKTFNQNGNLVIHQRTHTGEKPFECPICGKTFNQNSNLVIHQRTHTGEKPFKCPDCGKGFSHSSSLRTHQRTHTGEKPFECLSCRKCFCVHSNLVRHQRTHTGEKLIESPICGKSFSDNSSLVKHQRTHTGEKPFKCPDCGKGFSHSSSVRKHQRTHTGEKPFECTICGKSFSQNSNLVTHQRTHTGEKPFECPICGKSFSQNSNLVAHQRTHTG; translated from the coding sequence ATGGAGAAACCTTATAAGTGtggagattgtgggaaaagtttcattagAAATTCCCACCTCCTGAGACACAAGACCACACACACAGAAGAGAAACTCTTTGAATGTCCggactgtgggaaaagctttagtgagAGTTTCAGCCTACGGAAACACCagatgactcacacaggagagaagccctttgaatgtcttatctgtgggaaaacctttaatcagaattccaatctggtgacacatcagaggactcacacaggtgagaaaccctttgaatgtcctgactgtgggaaacgtttcagttGGAATTCCCATCTGGTGAGACACCAGGttactcacacaggagagaaaccatttgaatgtcataTCTGTGGGAAAAACTTTAGTGATAATTGtaacctggtgagacaccagaggactcatagaggagagaaaccctttgaatgtcctatttgtgggaaaACCTTTAAACAGAATTACattctggtgagacaccagaggactcatacaggagagaaaccctttgaatgtcctatttgtgggaaaACCTTTAAACAGAATTCCcttctggtgagacaccagaggactcacacagcagagaaaccctttgaatgtcctatctgtgggaaaagctttagtgataattccagtcttgtgacacaccagaggactcacaccggagagaaacccttcaaatgtcctgattgtggaaaaggttttagtcAGAGTTCCAGCCTacggacacaccagaggactcacacaggagagaaacccgtTAAATGtcttatctgtgggaaaagctttagtcagaattcccatctggtgacacaccagattactcacacaggagagaaacccttcaaatgtcctgattgtggaaaaggttttagtcTGAGTTTCAGCCTACgaacacaccagaggactcacacaggagagaaaccctttgaatgtcctatctgtgggaaaacctTTAATCAGAATGGCAATCTGGTgacacatcagaggactcacacaggagagaagccctttgaatgtcctatctgtgggaaaagctttaatcagaattcccatctggtgatacaccagaggactcacacaggagagaaaccctttgaatgtcctatctgtgggaaaagctttattaaaaatttggatctggtgagacaccagaggactcacacaggagagaaacccttcaaatgtcctgattgtggaaaaggttttagtgAGAGTTTCAGCCTacggacacaccagaggactcacacaggagagaaacccgtTAAATGtcttatctgtgggaaaagctttagtcagaattcccatctggtgacacaccagattactcacacaggagagaagccctttgaatgtcctatctgtgggaaaacctTTAATCAGAATGGCaatctggtgatacaccagaggactcacacaggagagaaaccctttgaatgtcctatctgtgggaaaacctttaatcagaattccaatctggtgatacaccagaggactcacaccggagagaaacccttcaaatgtcctgattgtggaaaaggttttagtcACAGTTCCAGCCTacggacacaccagaggactcacacaggagagaaaccctttgaatgtctttcCTGTAGGAAATGTTTCTGTGTTCATTCcaacctggtgagacaccagaggactcacacaggagagaaactcaTTGAAtctcctatctgtgggaaaagctttagtgataattccagtcttgtgaaacaccagaggactcacaccggagagaaacccttcaaatgtcctgattgtggaaaaggttttagtcACAGTTCCAGCGTAaggaaacaccagaggactcacacaggagagaaaccctttgaatgtactatctgtgggaaaagctttagtcagaattccaatctggtgacacaccagaggactcacacaggagagaaaccctttgaatgtcctatttgtgggaaaagttttagtcagaattccaatctggtggcacaccagaggactcacacaggttag
- the LOC116502543 gene encoding endogenous retrovirus group K member 5 Gag polyprotein-like, giving the protein MGVDLSKRREACLKGIGSLSKEQIAHLKEIGQIVRAHKIVLQSRGEIPTKKGIQELLEYIWQNCPAYPPYGSLNIKTWTNIGSYFHEEPRAPTPILINWKSVLIALCLHHGNTVTPSKKQADELTPLNPTAPPKYEDVTIETEGRVERESKEEILQQTPQEEKSNIPPKNEKETTEIVEMVKKEIATEIVEKIKEGIIQQAPQEEKSNIYPVLNSECPYGPLTTGIEKARSGDNVKLEDLKMMAAFPVDFTGQNPVHTPLPPSVLKDLKSAITTYGLLSPYVQGLFANVADNYVMLPLEWYSMAKAVLSMTQAMLWKAIFREQCAVLHGTNANFPVAQLQGSGNFKTQAQQMAIPRDSLKVTGKAAVFAFGHLDDMKSASTSNFISIRQENGEPYSTFIERLQTVVNREIDNAVARKELMIKLAFENTNEDCRRVLEPLRGDSTKRLVDYLRKASVIRGLMFQ; this is encoded by the exons ATGGGGGTAGATTTGTCTAAAAGGCGGGAGGCCTGCCTTAAGGGAATTGGATCTTTGTCTAAAGAGCAGATCGCTCACCTTAAGGAGATTGGACAAATAGTTAGAGCTCATAAAATTGTGTTACAAAGCAGAGGTGAGATTCCTACAAAAAAAGGGATTCAGGAATTATTGGAATATATTTGGCAAAACTGTCCAGCATATCCCCCTTATGGgtctttaaatattaaaacatggACAAATATAGGCTCTTATTTTCATGAAGAGCCCAGGGCACCAACACCTATATTGATTAATTGGAAATCAGTTTTAATCGCCCTCTGCCTCCATCACGGAAACACAGTTACTCCTTCAAAAAAGCAGGCGGATGAATTAACACCCTTAAACCCAACAGCCCCACCCAAATATGAGGACGTAACAATAGAGACTGAAGGGAGGGTagaaagggaaagcaaagaggagattttaCAGCAAACTCCTCAGGAAGAAAAGTCTAATATCCCtccaaaaaatgaaaaagaaacaacagAAATCGTAGAGATGGTAAAGAAGGAGATTGCAACAGAGATtgtagagaaaataaaagagggaatCATACAACAAGCCCCTCAGGAAGAGAAATCCAACATTTACCCGGTTTTAAACAGTGAGTGTCCATACGGACCCCTTACCACAGGGATCGAGAAAGCAAGAAGTGGGGATAATGTAAAACTGGAGGATTTAAAAATGATGGCCGCTTTCCCCGTTGATTTTACAGGACAAAATCCTGTGCACACTCCCTTGCCACCTAGTGTTTTAAAAGATCTAAAATCAGCCATAACAACTTACGGCTTATTGTCTCCATATGTTCAAGGTCTATTTGCAAATGTAGCTGATAACTATGTTATGTTGCCACTTGAATGGTATTCGATGGCAAAAGCTGTTCTCAGTATGACACAAGCCATGCTTTGGAAAGCCATTTTCCGAGAACAATGCGCGGTATTACACGGCACTAATGCCAATTTTCCTGTCGCGCAACTGCAGGGATCAGGCAACTTTAAAACACAGGCTCAACAAATGGCCATCCCTAGAGATTCTTTGAAGGTGACCGGAAAAGCAGCAGTATTTGCCTTTGGTCACCTAGATGATATGAAATCTGCCAGCACTTCTAACTTTATTTCTATTAGACAAGAAAACGGAGAGCCATATAGTACCTTTATAGAGAGATTGCAGACTGTAGTAAATAGAGAGATTGATAATGCTGTAGCCAGAAAGGAGTTAATGATAAAATTAGCATTTGAAAACACTAACGAAGACTGTAGAAGGGTCTTGGAGCCGTTAAGAGGGGATTCAACAAAGAGGCTGGTAGATTATTTACGCAAAGCTTCAGTG ATACGGGGGCTGATGTTTCAGTGA
- the LOC116502544 gene encoding zinc finger protein 70-like, whose product MASLGDGWEMADSGQEAVVAFPKEKKEVAEKMDGKQSCEENLLMVELENCSGLPCADTNVLLNTDDCQEKEVCPRCGKTLRDGSELCDCCESLSGEKQDESRQHSRRSLPPPLHERIQEGNVQMYGVCRRFRIHTGGKPYHCTVCEKSFAQKGNFNLHKRIHTREKLYKCTECGKCFRTSSALTHQFTLSKAFCASRNIVEIHYHFCVKSHFDLDE is encoded by the exons ATGGCCTCCTTAG GTGATGGATGGGAGATGGCGGATTCTGGCCAAGAGGCAGTAGTAGCTttcccaaaagagaaaaaggaagttgcagaaaagatggatggaaagcAAAGTTGTGAGGAAAACCTGTTAATGGTTGAGCTGGAGAATTGCTCTGGTTTACCTTGTGCAGATACCAATGTCTTATTGAACACAGATGATTGCCAAGAAAAAGAAGTGTGTCCAAGGTGTGGGAAAACACTTCGAGATGGATCGGAATTATGTGACTGTTGTGAAAGCCTTTCTGGAGAGAAACAAGATGAAAGCAGGCAGCACTCCAGAAGgagccttcctcctcctttacatGAAAGAATACAAGAAGGAAATGTACAAATGTACGGAGTGTGCAGAAGGTTTCG GATCCATACAGGGGGAAAGCCATATCATTGCACAGTGTGCGAAAAGAGCTTTGCACAAAAAGGCAACTTCAATTTACATAAGAGGATCCATACCAGAGAGAAGCTGTATAAATGCACAGAATGTGGGAAATGCTTCAGGACCTCCAGTGCCCTTACTCACCAATTCACATTATccaaggccttctgcgcatcgaggaacattgTTGAGATCCATTACCACTTCTGT gtaaaaagccattttgatctggatGAAtaa